In one window of Micromonospora cathayae DNA:
- a CDS encoding carbohydrate ABC transporter permease yields the protein MTTEIASSAPAAPAGAAGPGRRPASAARRQRSEVGVLTTLGHLALLVWAILVIAPLLWTILASFKSNTEIFLGNPFALPGTFNFDSYARAWSEANVGRYFLNSVFVVTLSTTGTMLLGAMAAYVLARYPFPGNRVIYYLFVSGLAFPVFLALVPLFLVVNNLGLLNTYTGLILVYIAYSLPFTVFFLAAFFKTLPQSVAEAAMMDGASHSRLFFQVMMPMARPALVSIAIFNIIGQWNQYLLPVALMQGEGADRKWVLTQGIASISTSAGYQADWAALFAALTLSILPMILVYALFQRQIQSGLTAGAVK from the coding sequence ATGACCACGGAGATCGCATCCAGCGCCCCGGCCGCCCCGGCCGGAGCCGCCGGGCCGGGCCGGCGGCCCGCCTCCGCCGCCCGCCGCCAGCGGTCCGAGGTGGGCGTGCTCACCACCCTCGGCCACCTCGCCCTGCTGGTCTGGGCGATCCTGGTGATCGCCCCGCTGCTCTGGACCATCCTCGCCTCGTTCAAGAGCAACACCGAGATCTTCCTCGGTAACCCGTTCGCCCTGCCCGGCACCTTCAACTTCGACAGCTACGCCCGGGCGTGGAGCGAGGCGAACGTCGGCCGGTACTTCCTCAACAGCGTCTTCGTGGTGACCCTGAGCACCACCGGCACCATGCTGCTCGGCGCGATGGCCGCGTACGTGCTGGCCCGCTATCCGTTCCCCGGCAACCGGGTCATCTACTACCTGTTCGTCTCCGGGCTGGCGTTCCCGGTGTTCCTCGCCCTGGTGCCGCTGTTCCTGGTGGTCAACAACCTGGGGCTGCTCAACACGTACACCGGGCTGATCCTGGTCTACATCGCGTACTCGCTGCCGTTCACGGTGTTCTTCCTGGCCGCGTTCTTCAAGACGCTGCCGCAGTCGGTGGCCGAGGCCGCCATGATGGACGGGGCCTCGCACTCCCGGCTGTTCTTCCAGGTGATGATGCCGATGGCCCGACCCGCTCTGGTCTCCATCGCGATCTTCAACATCATCGGGCAGTGGAACCAGTACCTGCTGCCGGTGGCGCTGATGCAGGGCGAGGGCGCCGACCGGAAATGGGTGCTCACCCAGGGCATCGCCAGCATCTCCACCTCGGCCGGCTACCAGGCCGACTGGGCGGCCCTGTTCGCCGCGCTCACCCTGTCGATCCTGCCGATGATCCTGGTGTACGCCCTGTTCCAGCGGCAGATCCAGTCCGGTCTGACCGCCGGCGCGGTCAAGTAG
- a CDS encoding carbohydrate ABC transporter permease — translation MRHGRYPFIIGFLAAPVAIYVTFVLGPYAQAFYLATTNWRGVSANPEFVGLENFTKLFSDDVFWKAIRHHGLLLLALPLLTIVLALFFAFMLNVGGGSRGGAMAGVRGSRFYRVVFFFPQVLAVVIVGVIFSRVYAPDDSGLLNGALATVGLDPVLFMADPDIALWSIIAVLVWQAVGFYVVLFSAGMSSVPKEIYEAATIDGAGRAAMFFRVTLPLLWDTLQVAWVYLGIAAFDAFAIVQVLSVDQGGPDGATTVLGMEIYRNAFSYSQFGYASAMGVALFFLTITFAALTLRVSKRDTIEL, via the coding sequence ATGCGGCATGGCAGGTACCCGTTCATCATCGGCTTCCTGGCGGCGCCGGTCGCGATCTACGTGACCTTCGTCCTCGGGCCGTACGCCCAGGCCTTCTACCTCGCCACCACCAACTGGCGGGGGGTCAGCGCCAACCCGGAGTTCGTCGGACTGGAGAACTTCACCAAGCTCTTCTCCGACGACGTCTTCTGGAAGGCGATCCGGCACCACGGGCTCCTGCTGCTCGCCCTGCCGCTGCTCACGATCGTCCTCGCGCTCTTCTTCGCCTTCATGCTCAACGTGGGCGGGGGGAGCCGGGGCGGCGCGATGGCCGGGGTCCGGGGGTCGAGGTTCTACCGGGTGGTGTTCTTCTTCCCCCAGGTCCTGGCCGTCGTCATCGTCGGCGTCATCTTCAGCCGGGTGTACGCCCCGGACGACAGTGGCCTGCTCAACGGCGCGCTGGCCACTGTCGGCCTCGATCCGGTGCTGTTCATGGCCGACCCGGACATCGCCCTCTGGTCGATCATCGCGGTGCTGGTCTGGCAGGCGGTCGGCTTCTACGTGGTGCTCTTCTCCGCCGGCATGTCCTCGGTGCCCAAGGAGATCTACGAGGCGGCCACCATCGACGGCGCCGGCCGGGCGGCGATGTTCTTCCGGGTCACCCTGCCGCTGCTCTGGGACACCCTCCAGGTGGCCTGGGTGTACCTGGGCATCGCCGCCTTCGACGCGTTCGCCATCGTGCAGGTGCTCTCCGTCGACCAGGGTGGCCCGGACGGGGCCACCACCGTGCTCGGCATGGAGATCTACCGCAACGCGTTCAGCTACTCCCAGTTCGGCTACGCCTCCGCGATGGGCGTGGCGCTGTTCTTCCTGACGATCACGTTCGCGGCGCTCACCCTGCGCGTCAGCAAGCGTGACACGATCGAGCTGTAG
- the ngcE gene encoding N-acetylglucosamine/diacetylchitobiose ABC transporter substrate-binding protein produces the protein MSVTPESPADLSRRTVLRRAAAVGLLATPAAGLLSGCVGGGDDEPVEQAAGDKSEANPLGVKEDAPLELTIFAGGLGTKYATDVHVPSYKKAFPKAEVKFSSTEEVGTVLQPRFTSNTPPDMVNNAGSKLLDQGALVQAGQVQDLTELFDAPSLDDPSKKVRDLLVPGTVEQGTFNGKPYVLNYAFTVFGLWYDSALFAKNGWTAPKTWAEFTALCDKIKAAGITPYSYAGANAAYYQYLVLLTSAAKIGGPDVLKNIDNLEDGAWQAEPVKQAAAAWAEIGAKYGNRAHLGLKHTEVQLQQNQGKVAIYPSGSWLENEQAKDTPPGFKYAVMPVPSVTASDALPPTAIYAAAGEMYFVPSKGKNARGGMEYLRHMLSKAGAKGFTELTKVLTVVQGAVDGLDISPGLTSGNAMLTAAGKDYFAYRFDTWYKKLDDEARAATNELMFSGGTAQKFCDRMQKVADAVKKDSSIEKFKR, from the coding sequence ATGTCCGTTACCCCCGAGAGCCCGGCCGACCTGAGCCGCCGCACCGTGCTGCGCCGCGCCGCCGCCGTGGGCCTGCTGGCCACCCCGGCCGCCGGTCTGCTCAGCGGCTGCGTCGGCGGCGGCGACGACGAGCCGGTCGAGCAGGCCGCCGGTGACAAGTCCGAGGCCAACCCGTTGGGCGTCAAGGAGGACGCCCCGCTGGAACTGACCATCTTCGCCGGTGGACTCGGCACCAAGTACGCCACCGACGTGCACGTCCCGTCGTACAAGAAGGCGTTCCCGAAGGCCGAGGTGAAGTTCTCCTCCACCGAGGAGGTCGGCACCGTCCTGCAGCCCCGGTTCACCAGCAACACCCCGCCGGACATGGTCAACAACGCCGGCTCGAAGCTGCTCGACCAGGGCGCGCTGGTCCAGGCCGGCCAGGTGCAGGACCTCACCGAGCTGTTCGACGCCCCGTCGCTGGACGACCCGTCGAAGAAGGTCCGCGACCTGCTCGTCCCGGGCACCGTCGAGCAGGGCACCTTCAACGGCAAGCCGTACGTGCTGAACTACGCGTTCACCGTCTTCGGTCTCTGGTACGACAGCGCCCTGTTCGCCAAGAACGGCTGGACCGCGCCGAAGACCTGGGCCGAGTTCACCGCCCTCTGCGACAAGATCAAGGCGGCCGGCATCACCCCGTACTCGTACGCCGGGGCGAACGCCGCCTACTACCAGTACCTGGTCCTGCTCACCAGCGCCGCCAAGATCGGCGGCCCGGACGTGCTGAAGAACATCGACAACCTGGAGGACGGTGCCTGGCAGGCCGAGCCGGTCAAGCAGGCCGCCGCCGCCTGGGCCGAGATCGGTGCCAAGTACGGCAACCGGGCGCACCTGGGTCTCAAGCACACCGAGGTGCAGCTCCAGCAGAACCAGGGCAAGGTGGCGATCTACCCCAGCGGTTCCTGGCTGGAGAACGAGCAGGCCAAGGACACCCCGCCCGGCTTCAAGTACGCCGTCATGCCGGTGCCCAGCGTGACCGCCTCGGACGCGCTGCCGCCGACCGCCATCTACGCGGCGGCCGGTGAGATGTACTTCGTCCCGTCGAAGGGCAAGAACGCCCGCGGTGGCATGGAGTACCTGCGGCACATGCTCTCCAAGGCCGGCGCGAAGGGCTTCACCGAGCTGACCAAGGTGCTCACCGTGGTCCAGGGCGCGGTCGACGGCCTCGACATCTCGCCCGGCCTGACCAGCGGCAACGCCATGCTCACCGCCGCCGGCAAGGACTACTTCGCCTACCGCTTCGACACCTGGTACAAGAAGCTCGACGACGAGGCCCGCGCCGCCACCAACGAGCTGATGTTCTCCGGCGGCACCGCGCAGAAGTTCTGCGACCGGATGCAGAAGGTGGCCGACGCGGTCAAGAAGGACTCCTCCATCGAGAAGTTCAAGCGCTAG